A stretch of the Archangium violaceum genome encodes the following:
- a CDS encoding MBL fold metallo-hydrolase, translating to MKGFIFEELNGGASCRTYLIACPRTREALIVDPVLELVPGYMQRLGKDQLRLAMVVDTHTHADHLSGGRELARMTGAVHAGAPAGTVQRLLSEGDVVAVGNVRLDVWASPGHTADAMVLVMEDRVLSGDTLLIGATGRTDLPTGDAEAEYHSLQRLLSLPGDTLVFPAHDYGGRTFSTIGHERLTNPRLRLEHDAFIRLMTTPCTEKPARLAESLAYNTRPLSAHDAPAEQVFML from the coding sequence ATGAAGGGGTTCATCTTCGAGGAGCTGAATGGAGGGGCGAGCTGTCGCACGTACCTCATCGCCTGCCCGCGGACGCGCGAGGCGCTCATCGTGGATCCGGTGTTGGAGCTCGTGCCGGGCTACATGCAGCGGCTGGGGAAGGACCAACTCCGGCTGGCCATGGTGGTGGACACGCACACGCATGCGGACCACCTGTCCGGAGGCCGCGAGCTGGCCCGGATGACGGGCGCGGTGCACGCGGGGGCTCCGGCGGGCACGGTGCAGCGGCTGTTGAGCGAGGGGGATGTCGTGGCGGTGGGCAACGTGCGCCTCGACGTCTGGGCGAGCCCGGGGCACACCGCGGACGCGATGGTGCTGGTGATGGAGGACCGGGTGCTCTCCGGGGACACGCTGCTCATCGGCGCCACGGGCCGGACGGACCTGCCCACGGGTGATGCCGAGGCCGAGTACCACAGCCTCCAGCGGCTCTTGTCGCTGCCGGGAGACACGCTCGTGTTCCCCGCCCATGACTACGGTGGGCGCACGTTCAGCACCATCGGCCACGAGCGCCTCACCAATCCACGCCTCCGGCTGGAGCACGACGCGTTCATCCGGCTGATGACGACTCCGTGCACCGAGAAGCCCGCGCGGCTGGCGGAATCGCTCGCCTACAACACGCGTCCGTTGTCGGCGCACGACGCGCCAGCCGAGCAGGTGTTCATGCTCTGA